A single window of Gammaproteobacteria bacterium DNA harbors:
- a CDS encoding ArsJ-associated glyceraldehyde-3-phosphate dehydrogenase: MAIQVGINGFGRMGRLGLRAGWHSAELAFARINETATDAAGSAHLLKFDSVHGTWGEECSSDGEALIVGGRRIAYSRGASIAEADWSGCDIVIEATGKHHKKPEALRAYFDQGVRKVLVAAPTQGALDIVYGVNHHRYEPETHRLVTAASCTTNCLAPLVKVMHERIGIVHGTMTTIHNITNTQTIVDKGHKDLRRARACGQSLIPTSTGSARAITKIFPELAGKLNGLAVRVPLLNASLTDFVFEARRPVTEAEVNGYFRAAAAGELHGILGYEERPLVSADFLNDARSSIVDAPSTLVVDGTQVKVLAWYDNEWGYVNRMLDIARLLAARL, translated from the coding sequence ATGGCAATCCAGGTCGGCATCAACGGATTCGGGCGCATGGGCAGGCTCGGCCTGCGCGCCGGCTGGCACAGCGCGGAGCTGGCATTCGCGCGCATCAATGAGACCGCGACCGACGCCGCCGGCTCCGCGCACCTGCTCAAGTTCGATTCGGTGCACGGCACATGGGGCGAAGAGTGTTCCTCCGACGGCGAAGCGCTGATCGTAGGCGGACGGCGCATCGCCTACAGCCGTGGCGCATCCATCGCCGAGGCCGACTGGTCGGGCTGCGACATCGTCATCGAGGCGACTGGCAAACATCACAAGAAGCCGGAAGCCCTGCGCGCCTATTTCGATCAGGGGGTGCGCAAGGTCCTCGTCGCCGCGCCGACGCAGGGCGCGCTCGACATCGTCTACGGCGTCAACCATCACCGTTACGAACCAGAGACCCACCGTCTCGTCACGGCCGCCTCCTGCACCACCAACTGCCTCGCGCCGCTGGTCAAGGTCATGCACGAACGCATCGGCATCGTGCACGGTACCATGACGACCATCCATAACATCACCAACACCCAGACCATCGTCGACAAGGGCCACAAGGACCTGCGCCGCGCGCGCGCCTGCGGCCAGTCGCTGATCCCCACCAGCACCGGCTCGGCGCGGGCGATCACGAAGATCTTTCCCGAACTCGCCGGCAAGCTCAACGGCCTCGCCGTGCGCGTGCCGCTGCTCAACGCCTCGCTCACCGACTTCGTCTTCGAGGCGCGGCGGCCGGTCACGGAGGCGGAGGTCAACGGATATTTTCGCGCGGCGGCGGCGGGCGAGCTCCACGGTATCCTCGGCTACGAGGAGCGTCCGCTCGTCTCGGCGGACTTCCTCAATGATGCGCGTTCCTCCATCGTCGATGCGCCGTCCACCCTGGTCGTCGACGGCACCCAGGTCAAGGTGCTGGCCTGGTACGACAACGAGTGGGGCTACGTGAACCGGATGCTGGACATCGCGCGCCTGCTGGCGGCGCGGCTCTGA